A window of the Synechococcus sp. JA-3-3Ab genome harbors these coding sequences:
- a CDS encoding type II toxin-antitoxin system VapB family antitoxin, with translation MRTNVVLDDELIELIERARQLTGLKTKREIIHEALRTLIRLYEQAEIRNLRGKLKWEGDLHEQRLSSP, from the coding sequence ATGCGGACTAACGTTGTCTTGGATGACGAGCTGATCGAGTTGATCGAGCGGGCTCGCCAGCTAACCGGCCTCAAGACCAAGCGCGAGATAATTCACGAAGCGCTGCGCACCCTCATTCGGCTCTACGAGCAAGCCGAGATCCGCAACTTACGCGGCAAGTTGAAATGGGAGGGAGATCTGCACGAGCAACGCCTCTCCTCTCCCTAA
- a CDS encoding endonuclease domain-containing protein yields MSQFPALRLEGGLLGPDILEQLLAGELPGQKPRDFGLDDKRSLTEEMASVFADARTQWEVFRRRLARLPEGDPATSVTRDAWVIPFLSLLGYELRYNQRAYEIDGATFAISHRAGEAEDAPPVHIVGVRQELGRLAPTGRPRLAPHSLLQEYLNRSEHLWGIVTNGVTLRLLRDSTYVRRQAYVEFDLQQILEEQRFNDFAILFRLLHRSHLPQRAEQARECWLEKYYQQALEQGGRVRERLRDGVEECLKGLANGFLAHPKNSQLRERLASSGLNRLTPEEFYRQLLRLVYRFLFLLVSEERGLISASPLYRDHYGVGRLRQLLERRSAFTEHEDLWCSLRVLWRVLSQEELAQLLGAAPLNGELFAPLELDECSLSNRDLLQAFWHLAYYRENATSPPRRVNYAALDVEELGSVYESLLDYRPQILFTAQATPQFELSYGSERKSTGSYYTPPDLVAELVRSALEPVLQERLKSAASREEKERAILSLRVLDPACGSGHFLLAAARRLGKELAKVRTGEEEPAPETVREAIRDVVAHCIYGVDKNPLAVELCRVALWLEAHCAGKPLTFLDHRIKCGDSLVGMLDLKVLDKGLPDAAFEAVSAHSREAARSLKRRNRAERRDLETGQLSLSLEADQVVAQLSQELQQLEAIQDDSPANVRRKQELYTRYCQNPEHQKLTEACNLWTAAFFQHLTSDFSAAITTKAVSERLQNRANSRALATAVALACEQYFFHWPLEFPEVFHLTPSPNALGEGGQGGEGGFDIILGNPPWERIKLQEEEFFAVRDPQIARAANAAARKRLIAALPQTNPALWEAYQRALHAAESASRFLRGSGQYPLTGRGDINTYSVFAERVRSLLNSKGQAGLIVPTGIATDATNQFFFADLVEKGQLVSLFDFENREKIFPAVDSRMKFCLLTIRSRSTSESTPTFTFFATRTEHLRDPRRVFTLTADDIARINPNTRTLPVFRTRQDADLTRAIYQRVPVLVNERTGENPWDVRFMAMFHMSNDSHLFRTRAELEKQGYRLMGNVFVPSPPNPLSHAAGEGGRIAAPDLSSRAAGEGGYELPRASRELIARARQLRREATTAESLLWELLRDRRLLGRKFRRQHPIGQFIADFFCDDARLIIEIDGAVHREPTQQERDRLREEILREHGFAILRFTNDQILDRTEQVLQEIAAYVTAHSYEHPSPLSQSLGRGAGGEGRYLPLYEAKMIWHYDHRYGTYEGVRDRSSTQLPTPDEHQHADPHFVVLPWYWVPAEEVAARLGEWQRGWLLGWRDVARSTDERTVVASIVPCAGYGDKFLLMLPELDAIRICALMSLMACLPFDYVSRQKVGGVSLKYFTMKQLPVLPPSAYRAEDLRFIVPRVLELVYTSWDMKPFADDVWREADEGLRAVIRPHPPTPSPAALGEGFPFPPFTWNEERRAILRAELDAYYARLYGLTRKQLRYILDPADLTERELEDILDPREEVADPLDPAGYTTRAAASTFPGETFRVLKEKEIRQYGEYRTRRLVLEAWEKLAQH; encoded by the coding sequence GAGCTGGCGAAGCAGAGGACGCTCCGCCGGTGCACATTGTGGGGGTGCGCCAGGAGCTGGGACGGCTGGCTCCTACTGGCAGGCCGCGTCTAGCCCCTCACTCGCTGCTGCAGGAGTATCTCAACCGCAGCGAGCACCTCTGGGGCATCGTCACCAACGGCGTGACCCTGCGCCTTTTGCGCGACTCCACCTATGTGCGTCGGCAGGCCTATGTGGAGTTTGACCTGCAGCAGATCCTGGAGGAGCAGCGCTTTAACGACTTTGCCATCCTGTTTCGCCTGTTGCACCGCAGCCACCTGCCCCAAAGGGCGGAGCAGGCGCGGGAGTGTTGGCTGGAGAAGTACTACCAGCAAGCTCTGGAACAGGGGGGGCGAGTCCGCGAGCGGCTGCGGGATGGGGTGGAAGAATGCCTCAAGGGCTTGGCCAACGGCTTTCTTGCCCATCCCAAAAACTCCCAACTGCGGGAGCGGCTGGCCTCTTCTGGATTGAACCGCCTCACCCCGGAGGAGTTCTACCGACAACTGCTGCGGCTGGTCTATCGCTTTTTGTTTCTCTTGGTCTCGGAGGAGCGGGGGCTTATCAGCGCCAGTCCTCTCTACCGGGATCACTACGGCGTGGGTCGGCTGCGGCAGCTTTTGGAGCGGCGGAGCGCCTTTACGGAACATGAGGATCTCTGGTGCAGCCTGCGAGTGCTCTGGCGGGTGCTCTCCCAAGAGGAGCTGGCCCAGCTTTTGGGGGCTGCGCCTCTCAACGGCGAGCTGTTTGCCCCTTTGGAGCTGGATGAGTGCAGCCTGAGCAACCGGGATCTGCTGCAGGCCTTCTGGCATCTGGCCTACTACCGAGAAAACGCGACCTCCCCGCCGCGCCGGGTTAACTATGCCGCTCTCGATGTGGAAGAGCTGGGATCCGTCTACGAAAGCCTGCTCGACTACCGGCCCCAGATCTTGTTTACTGCGCAGGCGACGCCTCAGTTTGAGCTCAGCTACGGCTCCGAACGCAAAAGCACCGGCTCCTACTACACCCCGCCAGATCTGGTGGCGGAACTTGTCCGCTCGGCCCTAGAGCCGGTGCTACAGGAGCGGCTGAAGTCTGCAGCCAGCCGCGAGGAAAAGGAACGGGCCATCCTCTCGCTGCGAGTTCTGGATCCCGCCTGTGGCTCTGGACATTTTCTCCTGGCGGCTGCCCGGCGTCTGGGCAAGGAGCTGGCCAAGGTTCGCACCGGGGAAGAGGAGCCTGCCCCTGAGACCGTGCGCGAGGCCATCCGCGACGTGGTGGCCCACTGCATTTACGGCGTGGACAAAAACCCCTTGGCAGTGGAGCTCTGCCGCGTGGCCCTCTGGCTGGAGGCCCATTGTGCCGGCAAGCCGCTTACCTTCCTCGACCACCGCATCAAATGCGGCGACTCGCTGGTGGGGATGTTGGATCTAAAAGTTCTGGACAAGGGCCTTCCCGACGCTGCTTTCGAGGCGGTGAGTGCCCACTCCAGGGAGGCTGCCCGCTCTCTGAAGAGGCGAAATCGCGCCGAGCGCAGGGATTTGGAAACGGGCCAGCTTTCTCTTTCTCTTGAGGCGGACCAAGTGGTGGCCCAGCTCAGCCAGGAGCTCCAGCAGCTCGAAGCCATCCAGGACGACTCGCCAGCCAACGTACGCCGCAAGCAGGAGCTCTACACTCGCTACTGTCAAAACCCAGAACACCAGAAACTGACAGAAGCCTGCAACCTCTGGACGGCGGCTTTTTTCCAGCACTTGACTTCAGACTTCTCGGCGGCCATTACCACGAAAGCAGTCAGCGAGCGGCTGCAAAATCGAGCCAACTCCCGCGCTCTGGCCACCGCCGTAGCCCTGGCCTGCGAGCAGTACTTCTTCCACTGGCCGCTGGAGTTCCCGGAGGTGTTTCACCTTACCCCCTCGCCCAACGCCTTGGGAGAGGGGGGCCAGGGGGGTGAGGGCGGCTTCGACATCATCCTCGGCAACCCGCCCTGGGAGCGCATCAAATTGCAGGAAGAAGAGTTCTTCGCCGTCCGCGACCCGCAGATTGCCCGCGCCGCCAACGCCGCCGCCCGCAAACGGCTGATCGCCGCCCTGCCGCAGACCAACCCTGCCCTGTGGGAAGCCTATCAGCGCGCCCTGCATGCCGCCGAAAGCGCCAGTCGCTTCCTGCGCGGCAGCGGACAATACCCCCTCACCGGCCGCGGGGACATCAACACCTACTCGGTCTTTGCCGAGCGCGTGCGAAGCCTCCTTAACTCTAAGGGACAAGCCGGCCTCATCGTCCCCACCGGCATCGCCACCGACGCCACCAACCAATTCTTCTTCGCCGACCTGGTGGAAAAGGGGCAGCTAGTTAGCCTGTTTGATTTTGAAAACCGCGAAAAAATCTTTCCAGCAGTAGATAGTCGCATGAAGTTCTGCCTGCTTACCATCCGCAGCAGAAGCACGTCGGAGAGCACCCCTACCTTCACCTTCTTTGCAACTCGCACCGAACACCTGCGCGACCCACGCCGTGTATTCACCCTAACCGCCGACGACATTGCCCGCATCAACCCCAACACCCGCACCCTGCCGGTCTTCCGTACCCGGCAAGATGCCGACCTGACCCGCGCCATCTATCAGCGCGTGCCGGTGTTGGTGAACGAACGCACGGGTGAAAACCCTTGGGACGTGCGCTTCATGGCGATGTTCCACATGTCCAACGACTCGCACCTCTTCCGCACCCGTGCAGAGCTGGAAAAGCAAGGTTACCGGCTGATGGGGAATGTGTTTGTGCCCTCACCCCCTAACCCCCTCTCCCACGCTGCGGGAGAGGGGGGAAGGATCGCAGCCCCCGACCTCTCTTCTCGCGCTGCGGGAGAAGGAGGGTACGAATTACCCAGGGCCAGCCGGGAACTGATTGCCAGGGCGCGGCAGTTGCGTCGCGAGGCGACGACCGCCGAAAGCCTGCTCTGGGAATTGTTGCGTGACCGTCGGCTGCTAGGCCGAAAATTCCGACGTCAACATCCGATTGGACAATTCATCGCCGACTTCTTCTGTGACGATGCCCGCCTGATCATTGAGATAGATGGCGCTGTGCACCGCGAACCCACTCAGCAGGAACGCGACCGTTTGCGGGAGGAAATCCTGCGCGAACATGGCTTTGCCATTCTGCGCTTTACCAATGACCAGATACTCGACCGCACAGAACAAGTCCTCCAAGAAATTGCTGCCTATGTCACTGCCCATTCCTACGAGCATCCTTCTCCCCTCTCCCAAAGCCTTGGGAGAGGGGCCGGGGGTGAGGGCCGCTACCTCCCCCTCTACGAAGCCAAGATGATCTGGCACTACGACCACCGCTACGGCACCTATGAGGGCGTGCGTGACCGGAGCAGCACCCAACTGCCCACGCCTGATGAGCACCAGCACGCTGACCCGCACTTCGTCGTTCTGCCCTGGTACTGGGTGCCCGCGGAAGAAGTCGCAGCCCGCCTGGGCGAGTGGCAACGCGGCTGGCTGCTCGGCTGGCGCGATGTGGCACGTTCTACGGATGAGCGCACTGTTGTAGCGAGCATTGTCCCATGTGCTGGATATGGTGATAAGTTTTTACTCATGCTTCCAGAATTAGATGCAATAAGGATTTGTGCGCTTATGAGTCTTATGGCCTGTTTGCCATTTGATTACGTGTCTAGACAAAAAGTTGGTGGAGTATCGCTGAAGTATTTCACGATGAAACAACTCCCTGTCCTGCCGCCGAGCGCCTACCGCGCCGAAGATTTGCGCTTCATCGTCCCGCGCGTGCTGGAGCTGGTCTACACCTCCTGGGACATGAAGCCCTTCGCCGACGACGTATGGCGAGAGGCAGACGAAGGATTGCGGGCTGTGATTAGACCTCACCCCCCGACCCCCTCGCCCGCAGCACTGGGTGAGGGCTTCCCCTTCCCGCCGTTCACCTGGAACGAGGAACGCCGCGCCATCCTCCGCGCTGAACTGGATGCGTACTACGCCCGGCTCTACGGCCTCACCCGCAAGCAACTGCGCTACATCCTCGACCCGGCAGACCTCACCGAACGCGAACTGGAAGACATACTCGACCCGCGGGAAGAGGTGGCAGACCCGCTCGACCCGGCTGGCTACACTACCCGCGCTGCTGCTAGCACCTTCCCCGGCGAAACCTTTCGCGTGCTGAAGGAGAAGGAGATACGTCAATACGGCGAATACCGCACCCGGCGGCTGGTGCTAGAAGCGTGGGAGAAGCTGGCGCAACACTAG